A single genomic interval of Pseudorca crassidens isolate mPseCra1 chromosome 19, mPseCra1.hap1, whole genome shotgun sequence harbors:
- the TMC6 gene encoding transmembrane channel-like protein 6 isoform X10 translates to MSRSLAFVLNVPETPQDPEDSQEPSPYDESEVHDSFHQLIQEQSRWVAEEGLELQQRVLGAGALGASGSDRQALLGPEGAPVYSTATLRILASMPSRTIGRSRGAIISQYYSRTVRLRRRAGRPQLRDVGRSARPSLRLYDLELDPVVLEEEEKRGLLVKELQGLTVAQRDHMLRGMPLSLAEKRCLREESRPPRGKRRVRGRHGLLSCCSRLRDSCILALHNLGLTLLSGLQALMPWHYALKRIGGQFGSSVLSYFLFLKTLLAFNTLLLLPLLAFIVAVQAAFPPAPSGSTPAFRGLELLTGGGCFTHTVMYYGYYSNVTLNQPCASPLDGGQCTPAAGGLPYNMPLAYLFTVGVAFFITCITLVYSMSRSFGESYRVGSTSGVHAVTVFCSWDYKVTQKWASRLQHDNIRTQLKELLAEGQLWQRPRRACGRLQQGAVLGLVWLLCLGTTLVCALAVYTFSELVIQSRVSAERDWALLALPLVVCLLNLGAPYLFRVLAVLERHDSPVLEVYVAICRNLILKVVILGILCYHWLGRRVGTLKDQCWEDFVGQELYRLMVMDFIFTLLDTLLGELVWRLISEKRSQRKGKPEFDIAGNVLELIYGQTLTWLGVLFSPLLPAMQIIKLLFLFYVKKTSLMANCQAPRRPWKASHMSTVFISLLCFPSFLGAAVFLCYAIWQVKPSSICGPFRTLDTMYEAGKVWVRQLEEAGPGVSWLPWIHRYLVESAFPIYLASALLLAVIYLNIQVVKGQRKVICLLKEQLSNEGEDKIFLINKLQRIYERKERSRVGRTEEAVMPPAVFTDDWDAQ, encoded by the exons ATGTCCCGGTCGCTGGCTTTTGTCCTCAATGTCCCTGAGACCCCACAGGACCCAGAGGA CAGCCAGGAGCCCAGCCCCTACGATGAGAGCGAAGTGCACGACTCTTTCCACCAGCTCATCCAGGAGCAGAGCCGCTGGGTGGCCGAGGAggggctggagctgcagcagagggtgctgggggctggagcCCTGGGGGCCTCAG GCAGTGACCGCCAGGCCTTGCTGGGGCCCGAGGGCGCCCCTGTCTACAGCACGGCCACACTCCGCATCTTGGCCAGCATGCCCAGTCGCACCATTG GCCGGAGCCGCGGCGCCATCATCTCCCAGTACTACAGCCGTACAGTGAGGCTGCGCCGCAGGGCCGGCCGGCCTCAGCTCAGAGACGTGGGCCGCTCAGCCCGGCCCAGCCTCCGCCTGTACGACCTGGAGCTGGACCCCGTggtcctggaggaggagg AGAAGCGGGGCCTCCTGGTGAAGGAGCTTCAGGGCCTGACGGTGGCCCAGCGGGACCACATGCTCCGGGGGATGCCGCTGAGCCTGGCCGAGAAACGCTGCCTGCG AGAGGAGAGCCGGCCCCCGAGGGGCAAGCGGAGGGTCCGGGGGCGCCATGGGCTCCTCTCCTGCTGCAGCCGGCTGCGCGACAGCTGTATCCTG GCGTTGCACAACCTGGGGCTCACGCTGCTCTCGGGGCTGCAGGCCCTGATGCCCTGGCACTACGCCCTGAAGCGGATCGGGGGCCAGTTCGGCTCCAGCGTTCTCTCCTACTTCCTCTTCCTCAagaccctgctggccttcaacacgctgctgctgctgccactgctggcCTTTATCGTGGCTGTGCAGGCCGCCTTCCCGCCTGCGCCCTCGGGCTCCACGCCCGCCTTCAGGGGCCTGGAGCTTCTCACAGGCGGG GGCTGCTTCACCCACACCGTCATGTACTACGGCTACTATAGTAACGTGACGCTGAACCAGCCATGTGCCTCCCCACTGGATGGTGGCCAGTGCACGCCTGCGGCGGGCGGCCTGCCCTACAACATGCCCCTGGCCTACCTCTTCACCGTGGGGGTAGCTTTCTTTATCACCTGCATCACTCTGGTGTACAG CATGTCCCGCTCTTTTGGGGAGAGCTACCGGGTAGGCAGCACTTCGGGGGTCCATGCCGTCACTGTTTTCTGTTCCTGGGACTACAAAGTGACTCAGAAATGGGCCAGCCGCCTCCAGCACGACAATATCCGAACCCAGCTGAAG GAGCTTCTGGCCGAGGGGCAGCTGTGGCAGCGCCCCCGGAGGGCGTGCGGACGGCTGCAACAGGGGGCCGTGCTGGGGCTCGTTTGGCTGCTGTGTTTGGGGACCACGCTGGTGTGCGCCCTGGCCGTCTACACCTTCTCAGAGCTCGTGATCCAG AGCCGCGTGTCTGCTGAGCGGGACTGGGCGCTGCTGGCCTTGCCCCTGGTGGTCTGCCTTCTCAACTTGGGGGCCCCCTACCTGTTCCGCGTCCTGGCCGTCCTGGAGCGGCACGACTCCCCGGTGCTAGAGGTGTACGTGGCCATCTGCAG GAACCTCATCCTCAAGGTGGTCATCCTGGGGATTCTTTGCTACCACTGGCTGGGCCGCAGGGTGGGCACCCTGAAGGACCAG TGTTGGGAGGACTTTGTGGGCCAGGAGCTGTACCGGCTCATGGTGATGGACTTCATCTTCACGCTGCTGGACACGCTTCTGGGGGAGCTGGTGTGGAG GCTCATCTCTGAGAAGAGGTCTCAGAGGAAGGGGAAGCCCGAGTTCGACATTGCGGGGAATGTTCTGGAGCTGATTTACGGGCAGACCCTGACCTG GCTGGGGGTCCTCTTCTCCCCGCTCCTCCCCGCCATGCAGATCATCAAGCTGCTGTTCCTCTTCTACGTCAAGAAG ACCAGCCTGATGGCCAACTGCCAGGCGCCCCGCAGGCCCTGGAAGGCCTCCCATATGAGCACCGTCTTCATCTCGCTGCTCTGCTTCCCCTCCTTTCTGGGCGCTGCCGTCTTCCTCTGCTACGCCATCTGGCA GGTGAAGCCCTCGAGCATCTGCGGCCCCTTCCGGACCCTGGACACCATGTATGAGGCAGGCAAGGTGTGGGTGCGCCAGCTGGAGGAGGCGGGCCCCGGGGTTTCCTGGCTGCCCTGGATCCACCGGTACCTGGTGGAAAGTGCCTTCCCCATCTACTTGGCGTCGGCTCTGCTGCT GGCCGTGATCTACCTCAACATCCAGGTGGTGAAGGGCCAGCGGAAAGTCATCTGCCTCCTCAAGGAGCAGCTAAGCAAC GAGGGGGAAGACAAAATCTTCTTAATCAACAAGCTTCAGCGTATCtatgagaggaaggagaggagcag GGTTGGTAGAACCGAGGAGGCCGTGATGCCCCCGGCCGTATTCACAGACGACTGGGATGCCCAGTAG
- the TMC6 gene encoding transmembrane channel-like protein 6 isoform X5, with protein sequence MSRSLAFVLNVPETPQDPEDSQEPSPYDESEVHDSFHQLIQEQSRWVAEEGLELQQRVLGAGALGASGSDRQALLGPEGAPVYSTATLRILASMPSRTIGRSRGAIISQYYSRTVRLRRRAGRPQLRDVGRSARPSLRLYDLELDPVVLEEEEKRGLLVKELQGLTVAQRDHMLRGMPLSLAEKRCLREESRPPRGKRRVRGRHGLLSCCSRLRDSCILTLLAFNTLLLLPLLAFIVAVQAAFPPAPSGSTPAFRGLELLTGGGCFTHTVMYYGYYSNVTLNQPCASPLDGGQCTPAAGGLPYNMPLAYLFTVGVAFFITCITLVYSMSRSFGESYRVGSTSGVHAVTVFCSWDYKVTQKWASRLQHDNIRTQLKELLAEGQLWQRPRRACGRLQQGAVLGLVWLLCLGTTLVCALAVYTFSELVIQQSRVSAERDWALLALPLVVCLLNLGAPYLFRVLAVLERHDSPVLEVYVAICRNLILKVVILGILCYHWLGRRVGTLKDQCWEDFVGQELYRLMVMDFIFTLLDTLLGELVWRLISEKRSQRKGKPEFDIAGNVLELIYGQTLTWLGVLFSPLLPAMQIIKLLFLFYVKKTSLMANCQAPRRPWKASHMSTVFISLLCFPSFLGAAVFLCYAIWQVKPSSICGPFRTLDTMYEAGKVWVRQLEEAGPGVSWLPWIHRYLVESAFPIYLASALLLAVIYLNIQVVKGQRKVICLLKEQLSNEGEDKIFLINKLQRIYERKERSRAGAAPVAAHLTLQLLPAAEPREGEMNSDIVLLPGQTGHPRECTHTPPRPLPGQVGQLRSAGRGPWGSPAPTPGSRSPQNEPSNKIPCPPHSLPCRGLPVVSLGLVRLLPLLSRAFQPWEAWKQLLRKAAGYPVASAGQRDDRGASQPPERGPLPTPLSGRVGRTEEAVMPPAVFTDDWDAQ encoded by the exons ATGTCCCGGTCGCTGGCTTTTGTCCTCAATGTCCCTGAGACCCCACAGGACCCAGAGGA CAGCCAGGAGCCCAGCCCCTACGATGAGAGCGAAGTGCACGACTCTTTCCACCAGCTCATCCAGGAGCAGAGCCGCTGGGTGGCCGAGGAggggctggagctgcagcagagggtgctgggggctggagcCCTGGGGGCCTCAG GCAGTGACCGCCAGGCCTTGCTGGGGCCCGAGGGCGCCCCTGTCTACAGCACGGCCACACTCCGCATCTTGGCCAGCATGCCCAGTCGCACCATTG GCCGGAGCCGCGGCGCCATCATCTCCCAGTACTACAGCCGTACAGTGAGGCTGCGCCGCAGGGCCGGCCGGCCTCAGCTCAGAGACGTGGGCCGCTCAGCCCGGCCCAGCCTCCGCCTGTACGACCTGGAGCTGGACCCCGTggtcctggaggaggagg AGAAGCGGGGCCTCCTGGTGAAGGAGCTTCAGGGCCTGACGGTGGCCCAGCGGGACCACATGCTCCGGGGGATGCCGCTGAGCCTGGCCGAGAAACGCTGCCTGCG AGAGGAGAGCCGGCCCCCGAGGGGCAAGCGGAGGGTCCGGGGGCGCCATGGGCTCCTCTCCTGCTGCAGCCGGCTGCGCGACAGCTGTATCCTG accctgctggccttcaacacgctgctgctgctgccactgctggcCTTTATCGTGGCTGTGCAGGCCGCCTTCCCGCCTGCGCCCTCGGGCTCCACGCCCGCCTTCAGGGGCCTGGAGCTTCTCACAGGCGGG GGCTGCTTCACCCACACCGTCATGTACTACGGCTACTATAGTAACGTGACGCTGAACCAGCCATGTGCCTCCCCACTGGATGGTGGCCAGTGCACGCCTGCGGCGGGCGGCCTGCCCTACAACATGCCCCTGGCCTACCTCTTCACCGTGGGGGTAGCTTTCTTTATCACCTGCATCACTCTGGTGTACAG CATGTCCCGCTCTTTTGGGGAGAGCTACCGGGTAGGCAGCACTTCGGGGGTCCATGCCGTCACTGTTTTCTGTTCCTGGGACTACAAAGTGACTCAGAAATGGGCCAGCCGCCTCCAGCACGACAATATCCGAACCCAGCTGAAG GAGCTTCTGGCCGAGGGGCAGCTGTGGCAGCGCCCCCGGAGGGCGTGCGGACGGCTGCAACAGGGGGCCGTGCTGGGGCTCGTTTGGCTGCTGTGTTTGGGGACCACGCTGGTGTGCGCCCTGGCCGTCTACACCTTCTCAGAGCTCGTGATCCAG CAGAGCCGCGTGTCTGCTGAGCGGGACTGGGCGCTGCTGGCCTTGCCCCTGGTGGTCTGCCTTCTCAACTTGGGGGCCCCCTACCTGTTCCGCGTCCTGGCCGTCCTGGAGCGGCACGACTCCCCGGTGCTAGAGGTGTACGTGGCCATCTGCAG GAACCTCATCCTCAAGGTGGTCATCCTGGGGATTCTTTGCTACCACTGGCTGGGCCGCAGGGTGGGCACCCTGAAGGACCAG TGTTGGGAGGACTTTGTGGGCCAGGAGCTGTACCGGCTCATGGTGATGGACTTCATCTTCACGCTGCTGGACACGCTTCTGGGGGAGCTGGTGTGGAG GCTCATCTCTGAGAAGAGGTCTCAGAGGAAGGGGAAGCCCGAGTTCGACATTGCGGGGAATGTTCTGGAGCTGATTTACGGGCAGACCCTGACCTG GCTGGGGGTCCTCTTCTCCCCGCTCCTCCCCGCCATGCAGATCATCAAGCTGCTGTTCCTCTTCTACGTCAAGAAG ACCAGCCTGATGGCCAACTGCCAGGCGCCCCGCAGGCCCTGGAAGGCCTCCCATATGAGCACCGTCTTCATCTCGCTGCTCTGCTTCCCCTCCTTTCTGGGCGCTGCCGTCTTCCTCTGCTACGCCATCTGGCA GGTGAAGCCCTCGAGCATCTGCGGCCCCTTCCGGACCCTGGACACCATGTATGAGGCAGGCAAGGTGTGGGTGCGCCAGCTGGAGGAGGCGGGCCCCGGGGTTTCCTGGCTGCCCTGGATCCACCGGTACCTGGTGGAAAGTGCCTTCCCCATCTACTTGGCGTCGGCTCTGCTGCT GGCCGTGATCTACCTCAACATCCAGGTGGTGAAGGGCCAGCGGAAAGTCATCTGCCTCCTCAAGGAGCAGCTAAGCAAC GAGGGGGAAGACAAAATCTTCTTAATCAACAAGCTTCAGCGTATCtatgagaggaaggagaggagcag ggctggggctgctccTGTGGCCGCACATCTCACCCTTCAACTGTTACCTGCGGCTGAGCCCAGGGAAGGGGAGATGAACTCAGACATCGTCCTGCTGCCTGGACAGACAGGCCACCCACGGGaatgcacacacacccctcctcgACCCCTGCCCGGCCAGGTGGGCCAGCTGAGGTCTGCAGGTCGAGGCCCCTGGGgctcccccgccccgaccccagGCAGCAGGAGCCCCCAGAATGAGCCATCTAACAAgatcccctgcccaccccactccctcccttGCCGAGGCCTACCGGTGGTGAGTCTCGGCCTCGTCCGGCTCCTTCCACTTCTGTCCAGAGCCTTTCAGCCCTGGGAGGCCTGGAAACAGCTCCTGAGGAAGGCTGCTGGGTATCCTGTGGCCTCGGCTGGCCAGAGGGATGACCGTGGGGCTTCTCAGCCTCCCGAGCGAGGCCCCTTGCCGACTCCGCTTTCTGGCAGGGTTGGTAGAACCGAGGAGGCCGTGATGCCCCCGGCCGTATTCACAGACGACTGGGATGCCCAGTAG
- the TMC6 gene encoding transmembrane channel-like protein 6 isoform X3, with protein MSRSLAFVLNVPETPQDPEDSQEPSPYDESEVHDSFHQLIQEQSRWVAEEGLELQQRVLGAGALGASGSDRQALLGPEGAPVYSTATLRILASMPSRTIGRSRGAIISQYYSRTVRLRRRAGRPQLRDVGRSARPSLRLYDLELDPVVLEEEEKRGLLVKELQGLTVAQRDHMLRGMPLSLAEKRCLREESRPPRGKRRVRGRHGLLSCCSRLRDSCILALHNLGLTLLSGLQALMPWHYALKRIGGQFGSSVLSYFLFLKTLLAFNTLLLLPLLAFIVAVQAAFPPAPSGSTPAFRGLELLTGGGCFTHTVMYYGYYSNVTLNQPCASPLDGGQCTPAAGGLPYNMPLAYLFTVGVAFFITCITLVYSMSRSFGESYRVGSTSGVHAVTVFCSWDYKVTQKWASRLQHDNIRTQLKELLAEGQLWQRPRRACGRLQQGAVLGLVWLLCLGTTLVCALAVYTFSELVIQQSRVSAERDWALLALPLVVCLLNLGAPYLFRVLAVLERHDSPVLEVYVAICRNLILKVVILGILCYHWLGRRVGTLKDQELYRLMVMDFIFTLLDTLLGELVWRLISEKRSQRKGKPEFDIAGNVLELIYGQTLTWLGVLFSPLLPAMQIIKLLFLFYVKKTSLMANCQAPRRPWKASHMSTVFISLLCFPSFLGAAVFLCYAIWQVKPSSICGPFRTLDTMYEAGKVWVRQLEEAGPGVSWLPWIHRYLVESAFPIYLASALLLAVIYLNIQVVKGQRKVICLLKEQLSNEGEDKIFLINKLQRIYERKERSRAGAAPVAAHLTLQLLPAAEPREGEMNSDIVLLPGQTGHPRECTHTPPRPLPGQVGQLRSAGRGPWGSPAPTPGSRSPQNEPSNKIPCPPHSLPCRGLPVVSLGLVRLLPLLSRAFQPWEAWKQLLRKAAGYPVASAGQRDDRGASQPPERGPLPTPLSGRVGRTEEAVMPPAVFTDDWDAQ; from the exons ATGTCCCGGTCGCTGGCTTTTGTCCTCAATGTCCCTGAGACCCCACAGGACCCAGAGGA CAGCCAGGAGCCCAGCCCCTACGATGAGAGCGAAGTGCACGACTCTTTCCACCAGCTCATCCAGGAGCAGAGCCGCTGGGTGGCCGAGGAggggctggagctgcagcagagggtgctgggggctggagcCCTGGGGGCCTCAG GCAGTGACCGCCAGGCCTTGCTGGGGCCCGAGGGCGCCCCTGTCTACAGCACGGCCACACTCCGCATCTTGGCCAGCATGCCCAGTCGCACCATTG GCCGGAGCCGCGGCGCCATCATCTCCCAGTACTACAGCCGTACAGTGAGGCTGCGCCGCAGGGCCGGCCGGCCTCAGCTCAGAGACGTGGGCCGCTCAGCCCGGCCCAGCCTCCGCCTGTACGACCTGGAGCTGGACCCCGTggtcctggaggaggagg AGAAGCGGGGCCTCCTGGTGAAGGAGCTTCAGGGCCTGACGGTGGCCCAGCGGGACCACATGCTCCGGGGGATGCCGCTGAGCCTGGCCGAGAAACGCTGCCTGCG AGAGGAGAGCCGGCCCCCGAGGGGCAAGCGGAGGGTCCGGGGGCGCCATGGGCTCCTCTCCTGCTGCAGCCGGCTGCGCGACAGCTGTATCCTG GCGTTGCACAACCTGGGGCTCACGCTGCTCTCGGGGCTGCAGGCCCTGATGCCCTGGCACTACGCCCTGAAGCGGATCGGGGGCCAGTTCGGCTCCAGCGTTCTCTCCTACTTCCTCTTCCTCAagaccctgctggccttcaacacgctgctgctgctgccactgctggcCTTTATCGTGGCTGTGCAGGCCGCCTTCCCGCCTGCGCCCTCGGGCTCCACGCCCGCCTTCAGGGGCCTGGAGCTTCTCACAGGCGGG GGCTGCTTCACCCACACCGTCATGTACTACGGCTACTATAGTAACGTGACGCTGAACCAGCCATGTGCCTCCCCACTGGATGGTGGCCAGTGCACGCCTGCGGCGGGCGGCCTGCCCTACAACATGCCCCTGGCCTACCTCTTCACCGTGGGGGTAGCTTTCTTTATCACCTGCATCACTCTGGTGTACAG CATGTCCCGCTCTTTTGGGGAGAGCTACCGGGTAGGCAGCACTTCGGGGGTCCATGCCGTCACTGTTTTCTGTTCCTGGGACTACAAAGTGACTCAGAAATGGGCCAGCCGCCTCCAGCACGACAATATCCGAACCCAGCTGAAG GAGCTTCTGGCCGAGGGGCAGCTGTGGCAGCGCCCCCGGAGGGCGTGCGGACGGCTGCAACAGGGGGCCGTGCTGGGGCTCGTTTGGCTGCTGTGTTTGGGGACCACGCTGGTGTGCGCCCTGGCCGTCTACACCTTCTCAGAGCTCGTGATCCAG CAGAGCCGCGTGTCTGCTGAGCGGGACTGGGCGCTGCTGGCCTTGCCCCTGGTGGTCTGCCTTCTCAACTTGGGGGCCCCCTACCTGTTCCGCGTCCTGGCCGTCCTGGAGCGGCACGACTCCCCGGTGCTAGAGGTGTACGTGGCCATCTGCAG GAACCTCATCCTCAAGGTGGTCATCCTGGGGATTCTTTGCTACCACTGGCTGGGCCGCAGGGTGGGCACCCTGAAGGACCAG GAGCTGTACCGGCTCATGGTGATGGACTTCATCTTCACGCTGCTGGACACGCTTCTGGGGGAGCTGGTGTGGAG GCTCATCTCTGAGAAGAGGTCTCAGAGGAAGGGGAAGCCCGAGTTCGACATTGCGGGGAATGTTCTGGAGCTGATTTACGGGCAGACCCTGACCTG GCTGGGGGTCCTCTTCTCCCCGCTCCTCCCCGCCATGCAGATCATCAAGCTGCTGTTCCTCTTCTACGTCAAGAAG ACCAGCCTGATGGCCAACTGCCAGGCGCCCCGCAGGCCCTGGAAGGCCTCCCATATGAGCACCGTCTTCATCTCGCTGCTCTGCTTCCCCTCCTTTCTGGGCGCTGCCGTCTTCCTCTGCTACGCCATCTGGCA GGTGAAGCCCTCGAGCATCTGCGGCCCCTTCCGGACCCTGGACACCATGTATGAGGCAGGCAAGGTGTGGGTGCGCCAGCTGGAGGAGGCGGGCCCCGGGGTTTCCTGGCTGCCCTGGATCCACCGGTACCTGGTGGAAAGTGCCTTCCCCATCTACTTGGCGTCGGCTCTGCTGCT GGCCGTGATCTACCTCAACATCCAGGTGGTGAAGGGCCAGCGGAAAGTCATCTGCCTCCTCAAGGAGCAGCTAAGCAAC GAGGGGGAAGACAAAATCTTCTTAATCAACAAGCTTCAGCGTATCtatgagaggaaggagaggagcag ggctggggctgctccTGTGGCCGCACATCTCACCCTTCAACTGTTACCTGCGGCTGAGCCCAGGGAAGGGGAGATGAACTCAGACATCGTCCTGCTGCCTGGACAGACAGGCCACCCACGGGaatgcacacacacccctcctcgACCCCTGCCCGGCCAGGTGGGCCAGCTGAGGTCTGCAGGTCGAGGCCCCTGGGgctcccccgccccgaccccagGCAGCAGGAGCCCCCAGAATGAGCCATCTAACAAgatcccctgcccaccccactccctcccttGCCGAGGCCTACCGGTGGTGAGTCTCGGCCTCGTCCGGCTCCTTCCACTTCTGTCCAGAGCCTTTCAGCCCTGGGAGGCCTGGAAACAGCTCCTGAGGAAGGCTGCTGGGTATCCTGTGGCCTCGGCTGGCCAGAGGGATGACCGTGGGGCTTCTCAGCCTCCCGAGCGAGGCCCCTTGCCGACTCCGCTTTCTGGCAGGGTTGGTAGAACCGAGGAGGCCGTGATGCCCCCGGCCGTATTCACAGACGACTGGGATGCCCAGTAG
- the TMC6 gene encoding transmembrane channel-like protein 6 isoform X2: MSRSLAFVLNVPETPQDPEDSQEPSPYDESEVHDSFHQLIQEQSRWVAEEGLELQQRVLGAGALGASGSDRQALLGPEGAPVYSTATLRILASMPSRTIGRSRGAIISQYYSRTVRLRRRAGRPQLRDVGRSARPSLRLYDLELDPVVLEEEEKRGLLVKELQGLTVAQRDHMLRGMPLSLAEKRCLREESRPPRGKRRVRGRHGLLSCCSRLRDSCILALHNLGLTLLSGLQALMPWHYALKRIGGQFGSSVLSYFLFLKTLLAFNTLLLLPLLAFIVAVQAAFPPAPSGSTPAFRGLELLTGGGCFTHTVMYYGYYSNVTLNQPCASPLDGGQCTPAAGGLPYNMPLAYLFTVGVAFFITCITLVYSMSRSFGESYRVGSTSGVHAVTVFCSWDYKVTQKWASRLQHDNIRTQLKELLAEGQLWQRPRRACGRLQQGAVLGLVWLLCLGTTLVCALAVYTFSELVIQSRVSAERDWALLALPLVVCLLNLGAPYLFRVLAVLERHDSPVLEVYVAICRNLILKVVILGILCYHWLGRRVGTLKDQCWEDFVGQELYRLMVMDFIFTLLDTLLGELVWRLISEKRSQRKGKPEFDIAGNVLELIYGQTLTWLGVLFSPLLPAMQIIKLLFLFYVKKTSLMANCQAPRRPWKASHMSTVFISLLCFPSFLGAAVFLCYAIWQVKPSSICGPFRTLDTMYEAGKVWVRQLEEAGPGVSWLPWIHRYLVESAFPIYLASALLLAVIYLNIQVVKGQRKVICLLKEQLSNEGEDKIFLINKLQRIYERKERSRAGAAPVAAHLTLQLLPAAEPREGEMNSDIVLLPGQTGHPRECTHTPPRPLPGQVGQLRSAGRGPWGSPAPTPGSRSPQNEPSNKIPCPPHSLPCRGLPVVSLGLVRLLPLLSRAFQPWEAWKQLLRKAAGYPVASAGQRDDRGASQPPERGPLPTPLSGRVGRTEEAVMPPAVFTDDWDAQ; encoded by the exons ATGTCCCGGTCGCTGGCTTTTGTCCTCAATGTCCCTGAGACCCCACAGGACCCAGAGGA CAGCCAGGAGCCCAGCCCCTACGATGAGAGCGAAGTGCACGACTCTTTCCACCAGCTCATCCAGGAGCAGAGCCGCTGGGTGGCCGAGGAggggctggagctgcagcagagggtgctgggggctggagcCCTGGGGGCCTCAG GCAGTGACCGCCAGGCCTTGCTGGGGCCCGAGGGCGCCCCTGTCTACAGCACGGCCACACTCCGCATCTTGGCCAGCATGCCCAGTCGCACCATTG GCCGGAGCCGCGGCGCCATCATCTCCCAGTACTACAGCCGTACAGTGAGGCTGCGCCGCAGGGCCGGCCGGCCTCAGCTCAGAGACGTGGGCCGCTCAGCCCGGCCCAGCCTCCGCCTGTACGACCTGGAGCTGGACCCCGTggtcctggaggaggagg AGAAGCGGGGCCTCCTGGTGAAGGAGCTTCAGGGCCTGACGGTGGCCCAGCGGGACCACATGCTCCGGGGGATGCCGCTGAGCCTGGCCGAGAAACGCTGCCTGCG AGAGGAGAGCCGGCCCCCGAGGGGCAAGCGGAGGGTCCGGGGGCGCCATGGGCTCCTCTCCTGCTGCAGCCGGCTGCGCGACAGCTGTATCCTG GCGTTGCACAACCTGGGGCTCACGCTGCTCTCGGGGCTGCAGGCCCTGATGCCCTGGCACTACGCCCTGAAGCGGATCGGGGGCCAGTTCGGCTCCAGCGTTCTCTCCTACTTCCTCTTCCTCAagaccctgctggccttcaacacgctgctgctgctgccactgctggcCTTTATCGTGGCTGTGCAGGCCGCCTTCCCGCCTGCGCCCTCGGGCTCCACGCCCGCCTTCAGGGGCCTGGAGCTTCTCACAGGCGGG GGCTGCTTCACCCACACCGTCATGTACTACGGCTACTATAGTAACGTGACGCTGAACCAGCCATGTGCCTCCCCACTGGATGGTGGCCAGTGCACGCCTGCGGCGGGCGGCCTGCCCTACAACATGCCCCTGGCCTACCTCTTCACCGTGGGGGTAGCTTTCTTTATCACCTGCATCACTCTGGTGTACAG CATGTCCCGCTCTTTTGGGGAGAGCTACCGGGTAGGCAGCACTTCGGGGGTCCATGCCGTCACTGTTTTCTGTTCCTGGGACTACAAAGTGACTCAGAAATGGGCCAGCCGCCTCCAGCACGACAATATCCGAACCCAGCTGAAG GAGCTTCTGGCCGAGGGGCAGCTGTGGCAGCGCCCCCGGAGGGCGTGCGGACGGCTGCAACAGGGGGCCGTGCTGGGGCTCGTTTGGCTGCTGTGTTTGGGGACCACGCTGGTGTGCGCCCTGGCCGTCTACACCTTCTCAGAGCTCGTGATCCAG AGCCGCGTGTCTGCTGAGCGGGACTGGGCGCTGCTGGCCTTGCCCCTGGTGGTCTGCCTTCTCAACTTGGGGGCCCCCTACCTGTTCCGCGTCCTGGCCGTCCTGGAGCGGCACGACTCCCCGGTGCTAGAGGTGTACGTGGCCATCTGCAG GAACCTCATCCTCAAGGTGGTCATCCTGGGGATTCTTTGCTACCACTGGCTGGGCCGCAGGGTGGGCACCCTGAAGGACCAG TGTTGGGAGGACTTTGTGGGCCAGGAGCTGTACCGGCTCATGGTGATGGACTTCATCTTCACGCTGCTGGACACGCTTCTGGGGGAGCTGGTGTGGAG GCTCATCTCTGAGAAGAGGTCTCAGAGGAAGGGGAAGCCCGAGTTCGACATTGCGGGGAATGTTCTGGAGCTGATTTACGGGCAGACCCTGACCTG GCTGGGGGTCCTCTTCTCCCCGCTCCTCCCCGCCATGCAGATCATCAAGCTGCTGTTCCTCTTCTACGTCAAGAAG ACCAGCCTGATGGCCAACTGCCAGGCGCCCCGCAGGCCCTGGAAGGCCTCCCATATGAGCACCGTCTTCATCTCGCTGCTCTGCTTCCCCTCCTTTCTGGGCGCTGCCGTCTTCCTCTGCTACGCCATCTGGCA GGTGAAGCCCTCGAGCATCTGCGGCCCCTTCCGGACCCTGGACACCATGTATGAGGCAGGCAAGGTGTGGGTGCGCCAGCTGGAGGAGGCGGGCCCCGGGGTTTCCTGGCTGCCCTGGATCCACCGGTACCTGGTGGAAAGTGCCTTCCCCATCTACTTGGCGTCGGCTCTGCTGCT GGCCGTGATCTACCTCAACATCCAGGTGGTGAAGGGCCAGCGGAAAGTCATCTGCCTCCTCAAGGAGCAGCTAAGCAAC GAGGGGGAAGACAAAATCTTCTTAATCAACAAGCTTCAGCGTATCtatgagaggaaggagaggagcag ggctggggctgctccTGTGGCCGCACATCTCACCCTTCAACTGTTACCTGCGGCTGAGCCCAGGGAAGGGGAGATGAACTCAGACATCGTCCTGCTGCCTGGACAGACAGGCCACCCACGGGaatgcacacacacccctcctcgACCCCTGCCCGGCCAGGTGGGCCAGCTGAGGTCTGCAGGTCGAGGCCCCTGGGgctcccccgccccgaccccagGCAGCAGGAGCCCCCAGAATGAGCCATCTAACAAgatcccctgcccaccccactccctcccttGCCGAGGCCTACCGGTGGTGAGTCTCGGCCTCGTCCGGCTCCTTCCACTTCTGTCCAGAGCCTTTCAGCCCTGGGAGGCCTGGAAACAGCTCCTGAGGAAGGCTGCTGGGTATCCTGTGGCCTCGGCTGGCCAGAGGGATGACCGTGGGGCTTCTCAGCCTCCCGAGCGAGGCCCCTTGCCGACTCCGCTTTCTGGCAGGGTTGGTAGAACCGAGGAGGCCGTGATGCCCCCGGCCGTATTCACAGACGACTGGGATGCCCAGTAG